The window AGTGGCCATGCCGCACTTGACCCTAGATCCTCCAATGGATCCAAGGTATGCGAATGACGGAGTCTCTTCATTGATCGTAGAAATCAGAAGAGAAAGAAGAGTCGAATTATTCTTAGAAGGTTTTAGGTACAAAGACCTTAAACGATGGAAACAAGGTAAAAAATTGGAAAGCCCAGATCTAGGGATTCGTTGGAATGCAGAAAATCAGGCTAGGTTTGCCGGTGCCATTGTAGAAACCAGTGAAGATCCTGAAACAGGAAAAACTTATATTGATGTTTACAAAGGAACTGATTGGGAGAACCCTACATTCGATGAGGGAAAAAATTACCTGTGGCCATTGCCATTGGATGATTTAGCTCAAAATCCTCAATTACAACAAAATCCGGGATACAATTAATTAATAGTTCAACAGGTAAAAACTGTCATGATCTGATTTCATCAGATTGTGGCAGTTTTTTTTTGTCTTTTTTATAAACGGAAAGGAAAATTAAAGATGATATTTTAAATTGATCCTTTAATTGTAAACCCATTATATTCCCAAATAAGATGAAGATAAATTATTATGTGAGGCAATTTAATTTTTTTGAAAATCGCCCTAACCCACCTTGTTCTTTGAAGTTTTTTCGGGTCAACTTATTATCTACTTTACAATTAATGCACATAGCATGAAAAAGGCCTTTGTTACTGATGTCATTCCCTAGATAGGTATTGTGCTAAATGCGAAGTTCAAATGTGTTGAATAATCATAACCAATAGAAATAGATACAAAAAATGATAATTTTTAGAAATATGAGAATAGAAAAATTTACCCTTCAATTGCTGATAATTACAGTCCTGCTTTGGAGTCCTCTAGTCGCTGCAGTTCCCGAACATGTAGAGATGGATACAGTGAAATTGGAAAATCCCATTACAGTAAAGTATTTGAAGAGAAATCTAAAAAAATCAGGCCCTAAATTGGCACTTAGCCCGGCACTATTAAGGAATTTAAAGAAAAAAATTAAGAATGACCCTCTGGTAGAAAATTACTTCTTGGCTTTAAAAGCCGATGCGGACAGGGTAATCAATCAGCCTGTTTTGACTAGGAATGTAATCGGTCGCCGGCTTTTGGGAACTTCTCGGGACCTTTTGCACCGTGTAAATGTTTTAGGGATAGCTTATTTAATTGAGCAGGATAGCAAATATTTAGATAAACTCAATGAGGAAATCATTGCTGTAAGTAATTTTTCAGACTGGAACCCTTCCCATTTTCTTGATGTGGCAGAGATGGCTACAGGGGTTGCATTAGCCATTGACTGGGTAGGCGATGACTTACCGGATGCCACTGTAAAGCTAGCAAAAGATGCTTTGATTGAAAAAGGAATTGCACCTAGCTGGAATGGGGGTAAAGGTAGAATGTATGGCACCAACAACTGGAATCAGGTTTGTAATGCCGGTATGATTGCTGCTGCTATTGTGATTGCAGATCAGGACATTGAATTGGCAGCTAAAACCATACACCGCTCACTGGATGGAATTCCTAATGGACTTATGCAGTATGGACCGGATGGAGCTTATCCTGAAGGATCCACTTATTGGGGATATGGTACTGCCTTTACTGTGCTTACCTCTGCCATGCTTAAAACCTCTTTTGGTACCGACTTTGGTATTGGTGATTACCCTGCTTTTAAAGAAAGTGCTGATTTTAGAAAATTAACAATTGCTCCTTCGGGAAATTATTACAATTATGCAGATTGTGGTGACCGTCACAGTGATTCGGGAGACATCATTTTGGCCTGGTTTGCTACCCAAAGTGGGAATTCCCTGTACATAGAAGATGATAAATTTAGCCAACCGGTTGCTGATTTTGGAAAGCTTCATAGAATTGCAGGAGCAGGATTGGTGTGGTTGGCACAATTTGAAAAAACTACTGAAGCAGCATTACCCTTGGTTTATAAAGGAGATGGTAAAAATCCCATCGTAATTATGCGTGATGGTAAAGGTTATTACTTTGGTGGTAAAGGTGGTAAAAGCACCGTCTCACATGGAAATATGGATGCAGGCTCATTCATTTGGGAACTGAATGGGGTGCGTTGGAGCATAGATCCGGGTAACCAGGGCTACAATGCTTTGGAACAAACTGGTTTTGATCTTTGGAATTCTTGCCAAGACTGTGAAAGGTGGACATTATTGACCAAAAATAATTATGGACACAGCACATTGACAGTAAATGGTGAACTCCATGTAAATGATGGTTTTGCGGAAATGTTGGAAGTGAAAAAAGGAGATCAACCGGAAGCTTCATTTGATTTAACGCCTGTTTTTGGTAATAAACTTAGGAAGGCTACGAGAAAATTCATCAAACCTGACAACCAGTCATTGATCATAGAAGATCAGATTGAAACCAATGTGCATACCAAAATGATCACCTGGCAAATGATGACTCAGGCAGATGTAAGTATTGTGGACGGAGGTGCTGTGCTTACCCAAGATGGGAAAAAGATAATGTTAGAAAATCTTTCTCATCCGGACATTATGGTATCTGTAATTTCACTTGACCCGGCACCGCTAGAACTTGACAGGCAAATTGAAGGGCTAAAAAGATTGGAGATTGGGATCCCCGCTTATCTGATTGAAGACAATACGGATGTAATCAAGGTTAGATTGAAAGCATTGTGATACAAAATTATTCCACTGCCAAAGGAAGACTTTCATCCTTTGGCAGTAACCTTTTTATAGGTCTTCTCTTTTTTTTCTTATTGACAGGAATTACTGTCGCCCTACCTGCATCCATAGACTTTGACTTGGTTAAGGAAAGGGTGGTGAAGGAGTACCTTATTTCTGAAGTGGATAAAGAGGAAATACAGCAGCTGCTTACCTCTCAAAACCCTGACGGAACCTGGCCCGGAATCAATTACCAAGATGTGTCAAGAACAGGTTTTGAGCATTATTTCCATACAGGAAATATGGTGACTTTGGCAAAAGCCTATCAACATCCAAACTCAACGTTTAGAGGAAGTCCAAAAGTAAAGCAAGCAATTTCCAATGCGCTGGACCATTGGGTACAAAACGATTATTTCTGCGACAATTGGTGGTACAATCAAATAGGCACACCAAATAATCTGGTGGCAGTGATGTTATTGTTAGGAGATGAATTGCCGGAAGAATTGGTGCAAGCTACCCAACCCATTATAGGAAGGGCACATCTCAATGCTTCAGGAGCAAGACCTAGTGGGGATAGAATAAAAATTGCCGGTATTTTGGCAAAAAACCTACTGTTTCTAGGCGAGAAGGAAAAATTTGAAACTGTTTTGAAAGTGATCGAAGGAGAAATAAAATTTTCCACAGGTAGCCGTGGCCTTCAGAGAGACTTTAGCTTTCATCATCGAGTAGATCGTGTAAACAATACAAGTTCTTATGGATTAGGCTATGCAGATGCTTTCGTTGAATGGCTGGTATATACTGCAGCTACCCAATATTCCTTTTCCAGAGATAAGGTAGAAATTTTGGTTGACTATTATTTAGATGGAATAAGTAAAAACCTGGCTTTTGGAAAGTATTTAGAGGCTGGAGCAAAAAATAGAAGCATTGCTAGACCTGGCGCTCTTCATGGCTTGGATGCGAAAACACCAAAAAAATTACTTCAGGCCACTGATTATCGGAAAGGTGATTTGGAAGAAATTGTAAAAATTAGAGAAGAAGGGATCCATAAGGTTTCCTTGTCCTATGGTAAGTATTTTTGGCAAACGGAATTCTTCACCTATCAGAGGCCGGGCTTTTTTACTTCTGTAAGAATGTACTCCATAAGGAATGACAATATGGAGGTGCCCTATAACAGTGAAGGATTAATGAACCATCACCGGGGAGATGGGACCAATCACCTTTCCATAACAGGAAAAGAATACTTGGATATTTTTCCGGTTATGGATTTTCAGAAAATTCCCGGGGCCACCATCCTGCAAAAAGAAAAGCTTCCGGACCCGGATCAAATTCAAAAATCCGGCTATACAGATTTTGTAGGCGCGGTCACAGATGATTTATATGGAAGTGTGGCTTTTGACTTTATCAGCCCCCATGATCCCCTAAAAGCCAGAAAAAGCTGGTTTTTCTTTGACAAGGAATATGTTTGTCTGGGAGCAGGTATATATGCTAAAGGCAAGCAAGAGGTCTTTACTACCTTAAATCAATTGTTACTGAAGGGTGAAGTTTATGCCCAAGTAGGTCATCAAATGAAAATTTTGAAGTCAGGAAAGCATGGGCTCAAAAATCCGGACTGGATTTACCATGATCGAGTAGGCTATTTTATGTTAGCACCTCAGGATGTTGAATTGTCTTTTGGAGAGGTTACAGGAAATTGGACTTCCATTAACCGACAAACAAGGGCTCCCCAAGAGGATGTGACCAAAGAGGTGTTCAGCCTTTGGGTAAATCATGGAAATAATGTGAGACAGGAAAGCTATGCCTACATGATTTTACCTAATGCCAGCTTGGAGGAAACCAAGGCCTACCGGATTGATGACCAAATAGAAATATTGGCGAATACTCCGGAACTGCAGGCTGTGCGGCACAAACAGCTGCTACAAGTGCAGGCTAATTTTTACCAAGCGGGTAAACTTGATCTGGGAGATGGATTAGAATTAACCATGGATGGTCCGGGATTGGTTTTGCTTCACTTAGATGGTCAAAATATAGTAAAAATGGCCGTCTCCGATCCAAGTCGAAAGTTAGATAAAATGCACTTACAATTAAACAGTAAACTGAATCTACAGGGGACTCAACACCGGGTAGCATGGGATGCTGAACATTGGATAAGTAAAGTGACGGTACAACTTCCGGAAGGTGAGTTTGCCGGAAGTAGTGTGATTTTGGGAGATTAAAACGTAGCATTTCCAGTATCCTTTAGACCACTCTAAACCAGATACTGCTTAAATTTAAGACAATAAACAAATGATGAATCGGAAAATACGTGTCAATTTAAGTCTTGTGTGGCTTATGTTTTTGGCCTTGGTTTCATGCAATCAAAAAAGTCAGGAAACTTCAAAAGAGCCCATTGTAATCGATGAGCGCGACCAAAAACTTAGTGTAAATAATATCATACCTATAGATAGTGTATGGGCAGGTCATTCGGTTGGTTTCTCTTTGCTCACACATCAAAATCGACAATACATAGCCTATTACAACAAGAACAGACACATGACTGTAGGGCAAAGGGATCTTGATGAGGATCAATTTGAACTGTATCAACTGCCTGTGTTTGATAGGGAAGAAGGGCAAGGAACCAGCACCACACTTGGCTGGGATAGTCATAATTCTGTTACCATTGGTATTGATTCAGAGGGGTACTTGCATTTGGCCGGCAACATGCATGTGCATCCCATTACTTATTTCAGAGGGCAAGAGCCTTATGATATCAGCAGCCTAAAGCAAGAAATGGAGATGGTAGGCTCTAATGAAAAACGCTGTACTTACCCGCACTTTATGACAGACCGAGAAGGTCGTCTGCTTTTCCATTACAGAGATGGCGGAAGTGGAAATGGGAATGAAATCTACAATATATACGATGTAGCTTCTAAGGAATGGACACGCTTGCTAGACAGTCCACTAACGGATGGACAAGGAGAGATGAATGCCTATGCTTCTCAACCTTCCTTGAGAGAAGACAATTGGTACCATATGTATTGGGTATGGAGGGATACACCGGATTGTGAAACCAACCATGACCTTTCCTATATCAAGAGCCCGGACCTGAAAAATTGGTACGATGCCTTTGGCAATAAGCTAACTGTACCCGTTACGATTGCCCAGAAAACAGTGATTGTAGATCCTGTTCCTCCCAAAGGTGGGATAATCAACCTTGCAGCAAAGTTATGCCTCGATGAGAACAATAAGCCATTGATGGCATTCCATAAGTACGATGAAAATGGTAACCTGCAGTTTTACGTTAGCAGGATAGTAGATGGTGCCTGGAAAGCCAAGCAAGTTACCAATTGGGACTACAGGTGGGAATTTTCAGGTCGAGGTAGTATCCACTCAGAGGTACGCATCGGGGATTTTAATCGCAGGGAAGATGGCAATTTTGAGCTGGGCTATAAGCACATAAAATATGGAGAAGGAACGGTTCTTTTGGACAAAGATTTAAATAACATTGGTGAAGTGTTAAAACCGGAAAGCTTTAGCGCTGCCCATCAACTTGAAGGTGACTTTGAAGGCTTGGAAATAAGGAATGCCAAAGACCTGGGAAATTCAGAAAATGGCAAAACCTATCGTCTAAAATGGGAGACCCTGCCTCCAAACCGAGACAGGCCTTATCCAAAACCTTGGCCCAAACCTTCAGTGCTTTACCTGTATGAAATGGAATAAATGATGCCTGCCACCTATAGACAAAGAGTTGATCTTTATTGTTAAATTAATTCAAGCCTATTTGAAAAGGTGGGTAGCAAATTGAGTGAATTCAAAATCAATATCCCCTTAAAGGATTTTGAAAAACATGATTCCTAAATCAAACTAATATCCAGATATTGAATTCCATGAATAAATTTAAACTAGTCCTAACCGCAGTCTTTGGTATAATTTTAATGCTGAAAGGGGTTTTGGTTTTTGCCCAATCCAATTCCCATCCATTTTTAATTGTAACTGAAGATCAGTTTGAGGCACATCGCGAAAAGGCCTATTATGAACCTTGGAAGTCCATGGCTGAAGATGCCTTGAAAATCACAGAGGAAGGTTTCAATCAATCCATTTCGGGAGCGTATGAACTTCAGGATTATATTGGTGCAGTTGCTTTGGCCTATATCTTAAATCCGGAAGACAAAGCCAAGTACGCCCAAAAAGTCAAAGACTTAATCTTAAATCAATATTCAAAATTAAAACCTACCGAAAAAAGAAATTGGGGTGGAGTAGTGCCACCCATGAGCTCCTTTTTTGTGGCCATTCTTGTCTTGGATATTGTGTACAATGATTTGACCAAAGAGGAAATTCTAGCCTGTGAAAAGTTGATTGAATCTCAAATATTTAAAATTAACCGCAAAGGAAGCTGGACCGATGTAAGACTAGGAACGCATGGTACTTGGGACATTTACAAAGGTGTGCGAACAGGTCCTGATGATGCTTATTACAACGGGATTATGCATCAAATTACCCCTGATGGTGTTTCTCCGGTGACCATACATTATGCTTGGGAAAGAGTAGGGGGAGGAGACAGCCGTATTTCCAAGGCAGGTTATATGGATGTGCTTGAATTTACCGGAATAGACCAAAGATATTACGCCAATGAA of the Cyclobacterium marinum DSM 745 genome contains:
- a CDS encoding heparinase II/III domain-containing protein; translation: MRIEKFTLQLLIITVLLWSPLVAAVPEHVEMDTVKLENPITVKYLKRNLKKSGPKLALSPALLRNLKKKIKNDPLVENYFLALKADADRVINQPVLTRNVIGRRLLGTSRDLLHRVNVLGIAYLIEQDSKYLDKLNEEIIAVSNFSDWNPSHFLDVAEMATGVALAIDWVGDDLPDATVKLAKDALIEKGIAPSWNGGKGRMYGTNNWNQVCNAGMIAAAIVIADQDIELAAKTIHRSLDGIPNGLMQYGPDGAYPEGSTYWGYGTAFTVLTSAMLKTSFGTDFGIGDYPAFKESADFRKLTIAPSGNYYNYADCGDRHSDSGDIILAWFATQSGNSLYIEDDKFSQPVADFGKLHRIAGAGLVWLAQFEKTTEAALPLVYKGDGKNPIVIMRDGKGYYFGGKGGKSTVSHGNMDAGSFIWELNGVRWSIDPGNQGYNALEQTGFDLWNSCQDCERWTLLTKNNYGHSTLTVNGELHVNDGFAEMLEVKKGDQPEASFDLTPVFGNKLRKATRKFIKPDNQSLIIEDQIETNVHTKMITWQMMTQADVSIVDGGAVLTQDGKKIMLENLSHPDIMVSVISLDPAPLELDRQIEGLKRLEIGIPAYLIEDNTDVIKVRLKAL
- a CDS encoding polysaccharide lyase family 8 super-sandwich domain-containing protein, translating into MIQNYSTAKGRLSSFGSNLFIGLLFFFLLTGITVALPASIDFDLVKERVVKEYLISEVDKEEIQQLLTSQNPDGTWPGINYQDVSRTGFEHYFHTGNMVTLAKAYQHPNSTFRGSPKVKQAISNALDHWVQNDYFCDNWWYNQIGTPNNLVAVMLLLGDELPEELVQATQPIIGRAHLNASGARPSGDRIKIAGILAKNLLFLGEKEKFETVLKVIEGEIKFSTGSRGLQRDFSFHHRVDRVNNTSSYGLGYADAFVEWLVYTAATQYSFSRDKVEILVDYYLDGISKNLAFGKYLEAGAKNRSIARPGALHGLDAKTPKKLLQATDYRKGDLEEIVKIREEGIHKVSLSYGKYFWQTEFFTYQRPGFFTSVRMYSIRNDNMEVPYNSEGLMNHHRGDGTNHLSITGKEYLDIFPVMDFQKIPGATILQKEKLPDPDQIQKSGYTDFVGAVTDDLYGSVAFDFISPHDPLKARKSWFFFDKEYVCLGAGIYAKGKQEVFTTLNQLLLKGEVYAQVGHQMKILKSGKHGLKNPDWIYHDRVGYFMLAPQDVELSFGEVTGNWTSINRQTRAPQEDVTKEVFSLWVNHGNNVRQESYAYMILPNASLEETKAYRIDDQIEILANTPELQAVRHKQLLQVQANFYQAGKLDLGDGLELTMDGPGLVLLHLDGQNIVKMAVSDPSRKLDKMHLQLNSKLNLQGTQHRVAWDAEHWISKVTVQLPEGEFAGSSVILGD
- a CDS encoding BNR repeat-containing protein, with product MMNRKIRVNLSLVWLMFLALVSCNQKSQETSKEPIVIDERDQKLSVNNIIPIDSVWAGHSVGFSLLTHQNRQYIAYYNKNRHMTVGQRDLDEDQFELYQLPVFDREEGQGTSTTLGWDSHNSVTIGIDSEGYLHLAGNMHVHPITYFRGQEPYDISSLKQEMEMVGSNEKRCTYPHFMTDREGRLLFHYRDGGSGNGNEIYNIYDVASKEWTRLLDSPLTDGQGEMNAYASQPSLREDNWYHMYWVWRDTPDCETNHDLSYIKSPDLKNWYDAFGNKLTVPVTIAQKTVIVDPVPPKGGIINLAAKLCLDENNKPLMAFHKYDENGNLQFYVSRIVDGAWKAKQVTNWDYRWEFSGRGSIHSEVRIGDFNRREDGNFELGYKHIKYGEGTVLLDKDLNNIGEVLKPESFSAAHQLEGDFEGLEIRNAKDLGNSENGKTYRLKWETLPPNRDRPYPKPWPKPSVLYLYEME